Within Panthera uncia isolate 11264 unplaced genomic scaffold, Puncia_PCG_1.0 HiC_scaffold_180, whole genome shotgun sequence, the genomic segment TGTCCCAGGGTGCTCTGGCGTCAGGgtgggaaagaagagacagaCCTGTCTGTGGTGCTGACAGGTGCAGTGGTGTGGGGAGAACCTCAGACAGGGGGAGGGAGTTGCCCTCAGGGAGCCTGAGCTGCAGAGCCtaggggaggccagagaggaggcTGAGTGAGCACCACCAGCAGGAAGGGTTCTGGATTCCCCCACAGGTAGTAGGAGTGAGGGCAGGTGTGGGAAGGCaggtgggaagggcagggaaaagaaatgaatggaggtacaagaaatccaaagcaggcccagaACCGTGCATCCTGGGCCTGGGAACAAGCGCTGCGTTCCTCCAGCCCTGCGGGTGCCCATCCTGCCACAGAGGCCCCACTTCTAGGGAGGCGTGCCATGCTCACCTAATTACCCTCACCAGGTCATGGAAGGCTTTGTCGACGTTGAGAGGTGGGTCCTTGGCACTGGTTTCTATGTACGGAATCTGGAAGGCAAAGCTCGACTTGGTAAAAGTGGCTCGGGGGTCCACCAAGCCCTGTTCCCTAAAACCGCAAAATCTCAGAGGTCCTGAGGAACTGCCTGACTTTAGACACCGTCCCCCCACCACAGAACCCCAGCTCCAACAACCTCAAGTCCTTTGGTAGCTTCTTGTTCCTTATGGCTGGAAAATTTTACCAACAGCTTTTCCATTTCCCTCTTGTTCTCTAGTCATAGAGATCTTTAATAGCCccccaaaaatagaaaagaagtgaTCTTTTTATATACTTGAAGACTAAAGACTGTTTCATTTATCAAACTAAAATAGGATCTGaggccattctttttttctttctgaggccCATTTCTCCACCGTGAAGGGACCTCTGCTTCTTCCTGGGCCCTCTCTAGAGGGGACTGTGGCGGGAAAGGCTGAGGCGAAGCTGGGCCATGGGCAGGACTCTGCACCCTGGTGACCCCTAGCCGGTCtgtgcctccccgcccccagcatcTATGAGTCTGGGAGCTCAGCACAGCACAGTCTGCATCTACGAGTCTGGGAGTTCAGCCATGTTTACAGAAGGCTTGTGCCTGCACGTTTAATACTGAGGGATCATCATCCACCTGAAAGGCAGTCAGCACATGGAGAGATGTGGCTGAGGTGGCCCCACAGGACAGGTGTTGAGGGCCATGTCTACACTGAGCCTCGGGCCAGTACATGGAGGGGAACGAAGGTTCCATGAGGTCAGGACACAGTCCTGAGCACACCTCTTCTCCTGTAGCAGGGACCCCACAAAGGCAGGAAGCATTCATGCCCACTCCTCCATCAGTGGAGAGGGTGTGGGGTTTGTACAAAATATACAGGCTTTCCCAGGCCAGAGCGGTAAGCAGCTTGTGACCAGACTGAAGAACTGTGGTAAATTTCATCACTTTTTCCTGGTTACAAAACTAAGGCATTTCACTGTAacactttcaaaaaagaaaagcccagtgaagaaaataaaaatgatcaacaGTTCAAGTGCCTGGGTAAGGGGGTGACAGAATAAGCTATTACTTTGGAAGAGTGTGTTATAAACGACTGCCCAGAACATACCCTAAACTATCTTCACACATTGCTGTGGCTTCAGACAGAGGTCTCGTAGTTGACCCAGACCCCAAGGTCAGGGCACAGGAAGCACGGCTTGCTCAGACTTTAGAAGTAGTCATCCAACaaatctctgaacctctgaaaacactgaaagaaaactgTCCTCCACTGTAGGTTGTTTGATTGAGACGACTGTGGGCTGTTTTGCCCCCCAGGTCTCAACATCCCTGACCTCACTGAACCCCCCCTTAACCGTCTGCGGTGAGCAAGTATCTCCATTGTGCAGTGGGAGACTGAGCTCAGAGTCTGACACagttgcccaaagccacacagagGCCAGCAGAGAATCAAGGTTTGAAACAGATGCATGTTCCACTTGCTGCCTGGCCTCCCACAGACAGGTAGGGGTGCTGAGGTCATTGGCAGAGCCTCTTCCAAGCATGGCAGGCACCCCTGCTAGTGCCTAGAAGCCAGAGACCCGTGGCACCCTGTGAGGCCAGGACAAGGCACTTCTATGTGCACACTGAGAGGGGAAGCGGGAAGGTGCCAGTAGTGGGGCCCGGGACCTAACTGGGACCCCTTCACATCCTGTGACCCTGCCAGCTCAGCAAGTCCATGGATCCAGGGGCCCCAGATCACTGCTGCCTGCTGTTCCCCTGCACCACTCAGAAGTACATCACTTGTAGCATCCCCTAGGTCCTCAGGTACCCCCCTCCTTCTTTCTGGGCGTCTTGCCTCTACCAGTAAAAAAAGGCTGATGTGCATTTTCTGGGTTCTTAGAATTCTAGGATTTCAGGAGCAAGGAGACTCAAACTAAGGGAAACCCTGCAATAAACGGTAGTATGCTCTGACTCAGCCACAGGGCTAAGAAATGCCGTCTTCCTGCACAGGGTGGGGCACCAGCCTTGCCAGCTAAAGAGGAACTTGCCTTATGAGCTCTAAAATAGGATGTTATCCAGAGTAGCTCGCAGAGTCATTTGGTCAAATAAGTCACTTGGCTGCAGGAGAAAGATGGCTGAGACAGGGGAGACCCGGTTCTGGAGGTGCGTTGCTTATCTGCAGAATGGAGCTCCTCCTGCCTGCATAGCACCCTCCCCtctgcacccacccacccagctgcTTGGGAGGGACACACACAAGGTGAAAGCCCTAAGAAAGCCTCCTCAGGCCAGTGTATGGAGCCCAAGGCTGTGAAACGGAGCCGGCTCCTCAGGCCTGTCTCTGTTCAGAATGTCCTGCTGCTGAACCAGCTCTCCTCTGGAGACTTCAGGGCAGCCCTGTCCTGGTCGATCACTCCCTCCTCCTTGAGGCACCTTCTTCACTTGGCTCTCATGATGCTCTGCTTTGGCCCTCATGTGTCACTGACCACTCAGGCCCTTTTATGGCTTCCTCCTCACTTCCCCACATCACTAGTTCAAGTGTCCCGGCCTCGGTCCCTCAGTTTGGGGCCCTTGCCCTACCTACACCCACTCCCTTGGTGTTCATGGCTTCAAATGCCATCTACATGCTGTCAATTGCCAATATTTACCCCAGATGCTATATCTGACTGCTGTCTTGGCATTTCCAACTGATCATCTGCTCAGCTCTGTAAATGACACAGATATGCAAGCAAGCTCCTGTCTTGCACACACTTAATCCTACTGTCTCCTCTGCCCAGCTACTCTCACTCCTGTCTTTTGAAAGTTGCTCATGCCCAAACCACAGGGTCACCTGccattcccttctttctctctcaccccatATCCAATCTGTGCACAAACCCTGTTGGCTCTCTTAGAGACATGTCCAGAATCCAACCACCTCCTTGCCACTTTCACGAGTCCCACCCTGGGCCATGTTAACCTGCACCTGGATTATTGTGGCAGCCTCTAACTCATTTCCCTGCTCCCACGATTGGCCCCTACCAACCCTACTCAACACGGCCACCAGAGAGAAGCTGTCCAGCCATAAGCCAGACCTCATCACTCATCACTCATCACTCAAAGCCCTCCAGTGGTTTCCCGTCTCCCTCTGAGTAAAAGCCCATAAAGCCTTAAACCCCTTCTCTGACCTGACCTCCCGCTACCCACCCCTCCCACTCCTGCTCCAGCTGGCCTTGCCGATCCTCAAACtcccacctcagggtctttgcatcGATTATTCCCTCAGCTGGAACGTTCTTTCCCCAGAGGTCTGTGGGGCTTACTCCCCCACCTCCTGTAAGTCCTTGCTGAAATGCACCCTCCCTAGCAAGGCTTTCTCTGATTACCCTATTTGGAAAAGCATCCTCCTCCACCTCACATTCCTGACCCCCTTCCCTGATTTACTTTTTTCCATAGTACATGTCACCTTCCAACACACTGTAATTTGCTTTGTTTATTATCTTCTCCTGTCACTAGACATAAGAACCATAAAGCAAGGGGTTTTGTTTCCCAGGGCCTAGTACAGTTAAGTGAACATGTGAATGAACACAGAAGGCACAGACAAGCAGAAGTAACTTGCAGTGAGCCCCCTTCCTCTACTCACACAGCTGGGCCCACCAGGCAGGGGGATGGGGCAACCTTGCAGCAGACCTCCCAGCAGGCAGAGTGGACTTCTATGTAACTGACCAAGGAGGCCAGGGGCCTGCGCTGTGcctgtgggggggaggggtgggaagaagcCCAGTGACCCCTCTCCAGCACATCCAGAGGGCAAAGGGGCATCACAAtgaactgagaaaaagaaaacaaagatgtctGCTGATATTCACGGAGTGGCCTCGGCAAACCTCAGCGTGACCAGCCGCAAGATGGGCATAACGATACCTACCTCAACATGTGGCTATGAGGCCTAAATGCTCTCCCGGCATAATACCTGTCATAGAATGGGGCTCGGTGAACTGCAGCTCGTCTGATGATTCTGAGCATAATCAGGCGGCTGGCTCAGAGTACAGGACAGAAGCCAACCCCTGCACAGCCCAACGATGAATCTGCTGTGTTGAAGGCCAGGAGGTGGCCTGAACGCCACAGCTCACAGGCTGCTGTGAAGGCCCTTGGTCCCCACATCAGAGCCCCTTATGACTGAAGAGAGTGCTTTCTCTCTGGTCTGCTATTTTGTTTCACAACATATCCCTTATCACATATGCCCTCTACCcactacccaggagccccaaggtaCCAcaggggtgatgggcatggacTTGTATACATCCCTGAccatccaacacacacacacacacgcatacacacacacacacacacacacacacacacacacacacacacacaacctacaTTGTGTTTGGTcgccatttcttttccttgttcccTGGTGATTTTCCTCAAATGCATCAGATCGACTTTGTTGGCCACGAGGATCATCGGAAATGACTCTCTGGGAAATAAAGGAACAGCAGCTCATGAAGTTTCACAGCTCCCACACCTGGTGATGGGAACACAGCTGCACCTCAGGCACAGTGCAACCCATATTGCCTCCCTGGTTGCCCTGGGGCCGACTCAAGAGTCCTTCTCTCCACGTCTctaggcaggggaagggggagctCAGGACTGCTGGTTTGGAGGCTTGCTGCAGGGAGAGGAAAACGGTTTTCCTGGGAAGCTGCTGGCTCAACACCATCAGTGAGGGCCCTGACAGACTGCTGTGCGAGGGAGGGCTGGCTACCCAGACCTGCTCCCTTCCATCTCCTGGCCACGCTGATGCACCAGCCATGCAGGGCAGCTGTGGCCATCAGCAGTGGCTCGGGAAGAGCATCAGGGCCAGCGTCTGGTACACAgctggcattcaataaatggcagctgcAAAATCAAGATGGCTCCCAAGAGAGGAAGAGTGGGATCACAAGGCATGTCTGCCTTAAAGATTTTCattgacttggggcgcctggatggctcaatcggttgagcgtctgactttggctcaggtcatgatctcgcagtctgtgagttcgaaccccgttgtcgggctctgtgctgactgctcagagcctggagcctccttcagattctgtgtctccttctctctctgcccccacccctccactctctgtctctctctctctctctcaaaaataaataaacatttaaaaaaataataaagatcctCATTGACGTATGTGGCCATATTGCCGCCTGAAGGTGAAAGAAATGTCAGTCTTACAGCATTTTCAACATCATtgggcattttcatttttaaaaatttagaatttcacAGGTAAAAAatactactttattatttttcttgcatttcttgggttagccaaaaggctgaatattttctcatatcagagtcatttatgttttctcttttgaaattccTACAGTCAGGAGCTTAACCCACATTTACGTCTCAGAgctttatgtgtatatgtgagtgtgtgtgagtgtgtatccCTTTCCCTGGAAAAGTTACTAATACTTTGCCTTTGGAGTTGGTGTGAACTAGGCTTTTCTGAATTTACTGAGATTTGTTCAAAGCTTGCTCATTTCCTATTCATTTGTCCTTTTACTCTCTTTGCGTTGCCTCTTTAAGAGCCAATTAACTGAAAACACCAGTTAGGCTGAAAAGAAACtacaaattatttaattactCCATATAATGCTAAGGAAAAAACCAGCCTTTAATTAGGTGCTTGTAAATCCCACAGTCAAATGTGATTTAGCCAATTACAACGCATACTGGAGagaaaattcactttttctttgaaCATGATAAAATTTGGTTAAATTGGGGGCATCAGTGGGGACAGTTTAGGAGAGATGGGAAGGGGCTGACTTAAGGCTTGAAAGCAGTTTGGCCCCATGGAAAGAACTGGGGTAGGAGCCCAAGGGACCAATGTCTGAATtcacctctgcccctctgtgcctcagtgagagagactgagacagacagagcctgctCTGATCCAGAGGCTGGGAGGTCCTGGCCCAGCTGCCCTTACCTGTCCTTGACGCGCAGGATGAGCTGGTGGAAGCGGTCCACGTGCTCGAAGCTGGCCTTGTCTGTCACCGAGTAGACGATGAGGAAGCCGTCCCCTGTGCGCATGTACTGCTCCCGCATGGCGCTGAATTCCTCCTGCCCGGCTGTGTCCAGAACTGGAGTGGGATGAGGCCACTCAGAGGCTGTCACCCCCCACTGTGGAGCCCTCCTGGCCTGCAGACCCCCATGCTGCCACTGCCATCCCCAGGGTGGCTCCAGACAAGCTGTCCCCACGAGAGGCTGCATGAGTTCCCTGGGCTGAGGTGTAAGGGACCCAGCAGGGCCTCAGACACTTCAAAGTATGAGGCTCTAAGAGACTCATTTGTGGACCTGCTGATTCCAACCTACTGTGCTCCCTGGGCCTTAACAGTCTGTCTACAGAAAAACCTCACAAAGTCCATGA encodes:
- the LOC125917404 gene encoding ras-related protein M-Ras isoform X1 — translated: MATSAVPSDNLPTYKLVVVGDGGVGKSALTIQFFQKIFVPDYDPTIEDSYLKHTEIDNQWAILDVLDTAGQEEFSAMREQYMRTGDGFLIVYSVTDKASFEHVDRFHQLILRVKDRESFPMILVANKVDLMHLRKITREQGKEMATKHNIPYIETSAKDPPLNVDKAFHDLVRVIRQQIPEKSQKKKKKTKWRGDRATGTHKLQCVIL
- the LOC125917404 gene encoding ras-related protein M-Ras isoform X3 — encoded protein: MREQYMRTGDGFLIVYSVTDKASFEHVDRFHQLILRVKDRESFPMILVANKVDLMHLRKITREQGKEMATKHNIPYIETSAKDPPLNVDKAFHDLVRVIRQQIPEKSQKKKKKTKWRGDRATGTHKLQCVIL
- the LOC125917404 gene encoding ras-related protein M-Ras isoform X2, which codes for MATSAVPSDNLPTYKLVVVGDGGVGKSALTIQFFQKIFVPDYDPTIEDSYLKHTEIDNQWAILDVLDTAGQEEFSAMREQYMRTGDGFLIVYSVTDKASFEHVDRFHQLILRVKDRESFPMILVANKVDLMHLRKITREQGKEMATKHNAQRRPLASLVSYIEVHSACWEVCCKVAPSPCLVGPAV